CTGGCAGAGCCGCGCCAAGAACCAGCGCTTGGGCAAGAAAGACACGACGTTTCACGATGAAATCTCCGACAAAAAAGTCAGGCCCGCTTGGGCGCCTTGGCGACGAGCGCGCTGGCGACGGCGGGCGGCACGAACTGGGTCACATCGCCACCCATCAGCGCGATCTGCCGCACCAGCGTGGCGGTGACATGGCGAACATTGGGGGAAGCGGGCAGAAAAATGGTCTGCACGTCGGGCGCCATGCCACCATTCATGCCGGCCATCTGCATCTCATAGTCGAGATCGGTACCATCGCGCAGGCCGCGAATGAACAAGGTCGCGCCAACCCGTTGCGCCGCCCAGACCGCCAGGTCGTCGAAGGTGATGACCTTGAGCACGCAGTCTTCGGCCGCCGCCACCGGGCCGCAGACCTCGTCCAGCATGGCCACGCGTTCATCGGCCGAGAACAAGGG
This portion of the Phreatobacter stygius genome encodes:
- the coaD gene encoding pantetheine-phosphate adenylyltransferase → MTRRIALYTGSFDPVTNGHLDVIRHACRLADELVIGIGVHPGKAPLFSADERVAMLDEVCGPVAAAEDCVLKVITFDDLAVWAAQRVGATLFIRGLRDGTDLDYEMQMAGMNGGMAPDVQTIFLPASPNVRHVTATLVRQIALMGGDVTQFVPPAVASALVAKAPKRA